One Fontisphaera persica DNA window includes the following coding sequences:
- a CDS encoding DUF2271 domain-containing protein yields MRIIQIFWLAGLGLLSPLGVKAADAVEIKLEFTTQSVVQGKYAPRHVMAVWVADAQTNYVKTLLRLGQKRQNKLHTWNQARGSDDRVDGVTGATVAEHQTHRVLWKGDNAEGKPVPAGQYFLVIEFTENNRQGPLAHVPVQIGGPAGQVTVSDVAGFKEIKATVSSAAGK; encoded by the coding sequence ATGCGGATTATCCAAATCTTCTGGCTTGCCGGGCTGGGATTATTGTCCCCTTTGGGGGTGAAGGCGGCGGATGCAGTGGAGATAAAACTGGAGTTTACCACGCAAAGTGTGGTGCAGGGCAAGTATGCCCCCCGCCATGTGATGGCCGTTTGGGTGGCGGATGCGCAAACCAACTATGTCAAAACCCTCCTGCGCCTGGGCCAGAAACGTCAAAACAAACTGCACACGTGGAACCAGGCGCGCGGCAGTGATGACCGGGTGGATGGCGTCACCGGCGCAACGGTAGCGGAACACCAAACCCACCGGGTGCTCTGGAAAGGCGACAATGCGGAAGGGAAACCCGTCCCGGCAGGCCAATACTTTCTGGTCATCGAGTTCACCGAAAATAACCGCCAGGGACCGCTCGCCCATGTGCCCGTGCAAATTGGCGGGCCCGCAGGCCAGGTGACGGTGAGCGACGTCGCGGGTTTCAAGGAAATCAAAGCCACTGTTTCTTCGGCAGCCGGTAAATAA
- a CDS encoding Gfo/Idh/MocA family protein, which produces MSKFYKVYGAASAQSRRNFLKYTGLATGALLAAPSFLRAQNVNSRIRVACIGVGGKGDSDANSAANKEWGGDIVAICDVDRRRLESKAKQFPNAKQYKDFRKMLEEMEKEIDAVTISTPDHVHGLATVMALKMKKHVYTQKPLVQTVHEARIVRQLVQKNPNLATQMGNQGSAESGLRRAVEVIQAGVIGPVRELHVWSNRPIWPQGIPRPEGEDPVPDWLDWDLWLGPAQFRPYKRDVYHAFNWRGWYDFGTGALGDMACHTVNMPFRALKLGYPSVIECEETSQLFPETFPKTSRIRFEFPKREDMVPLKFWWYDGNPGDKNTPALRPPAELTKDIVALRGSLPGSGCLLVGDKGQIFSPDDYGARFYIKLKDEAEFKSGSDHEACKAVPQTIPRSPGHDREWFEMMRDPKKKAYSNFDIAAYLTEIILLGCIALRHGVKKPIQWDGKAARARNAKVEHLVKRDYRKGWELPAV; this is translated from the coding sequence ATGAGCAAATTTTACAAAGTCTATGGGGCCGCGTCTGCCCAGTCGCGGCGTAACTTCTTGAAATACACCGGCCTGGCCACCGGCGCCCTGCTGGCGGCGCCCAGTTTCTTGCGGGCTCAAAACGTCAACAGCCGCATCCGGGTGGCCTGCATTGGCGTGGGCGGCAAGGGGGACAGCGACGCCAACAGCGCCGCCAACAAGGAATGGGGTGGGGACATCGTGGCGATTTGTGACGTGGACCGCCGCCGGCTGGAATCCAAGGCCAAACAGTTCCCGAACGCCAAGCAGTACAAGGATTTCCGCAAGATGCTGGAGGAGATGGAGAAGGAGATTGATGCGGTCACCATCTCCACGCCGGACCATGTGCATGGGCTGGCCACCGTCATGGCGCTGAAGATGAAGAAGCACGTCTATACCCAGAAACCGCTGGTGCAGACGGTGCACGAGGCCCGGATAGTCCGGCAGTTGGTGCAGAAAAACCCCAATCTGGCCACCCAAATGGGCAACCAAGGCAGCGCCGAAAGCGGGTTGCGCCGCGCGGTGGAAGTCATTCAGGCGGGCGTCATCGGCCCCGTGCGCGAGCTGCATGTATGGTCCAACCGCCCCATCTGGCCGCAGGGCATCCCCCGGCCGGAAGGCGAGGATCCCGTGCCGGATTGGCTGGATTGGGATTTGTGGCTGGGACCCGCGCAGTTCCGTCCTTACAAGCGCGACGTGTATCACGCCTTCAACTGGCGTGGCTGGTACGACTTCGGCACCGGCGCGCTGGGCGACATGGCCTGCCACACGGTCAACATGCCCTTCCGGGCGCTCAAGCTCGGCTATCCTTCGGTCATTGAATGCGAGGAAACCTCGCAGTTGTTCCCGGAGACCTTCCCCAAGACCTCGCGCATCCGTTTCGAGTTCCCGAAACGCGAGGACATGGTGCCGCTGAAGTTCTGGTGGTACGATGGCAACCCGGGCGACAAGAACACCCCCGCGCTCCGGCCACCCGCTGAACTTACCAAGGACATTGTGGCGTTGCGCGGCAGCCTGCCGGGCAGCGGCTGCCTGCTGGTGGGCGACAAGGGCCAGATTTTCTCGCCCGACGATTACGGCGCCCGCTTCTACATCAAGCTCAAGGACGAAGCGGAGTTCAAGTCCGGCAGTGACCACGAGGCTTGCAAGGCGGTGCCGCAAACCATCCCGCGCTCGCCCGGCCACGACCGGGAATGGTTCGAGATGATGCGCGATCCGAAGAAGAAGGCTTACTCGAACTTTGACATTGCGGCCTACCTGACCGAAATCATCCTGCTCGGCTGCATCGCCCTGCGGCATGGGGTCAAGAAGCCCATCCAATGGGACGGCAAGGCCGCCCGCGCGCGCAACGCCAAGGTGGAACACCTGGTCAAACGCGATTACCGCAAAGGCTGGGAATTGCCGGCGGTGTAA